The DNA window ACGCGAGCTTGATCAGGGGCGGGTCGCCATGGACGACCCGGTTATGATCAGTGTCAATGCATGGCGTACCGGTGGCTCGCGTATGTTCGTCCGCGAAGGGACCACCGTGCGCCTTGAGGATCTTCTTAAAGGCATCATTATCCAGAGTGGCAATGACGCCAGTGTTGCTGTAGCAGAACATATCGCTGGTAGTGAAAGTGCCTTTGCCGACATCATGAACCAGCAGGCGCAGCTGCTGGGAATGAACAACACCCGCTTTCAGAATGCGACCGGTTTGCCCGCTGCCGACCACTATTCATCGGCTCGGGACCTGGCCATATTGGCCAAACGGACCATCAACGATTTTCCCCAGAACTACGATCTCTACGCCCAGAAGTATTTTACCTATGCGGATATCCGCCAGCCGAACCGCAACTCGCTGCTTTGGCGTGACGACTCCGTTGATGGCCTCAAGACGGGGCACACGGAAGAAGCAGGCTACTGTCTGGTGGCATCCGCAAAGCGTGATGGTATGCGCCTGGTGGCGGTTGTTATGGGAACGCGTAGTGAAAAGGCGCGCGCGCAGGAAGTTCAGAAACTCCTGAATTACGGGTTCCGCTACTATGAAACGCATCGCTTGTTTGCCGAAGGGCAGAAGCTAATGGACAGTCGCGTATGGGGCGGCACGGAAGAAGAGTTCGGTCTGGGGCTCGACGAGGCGGTTTACGTAACCATCCCGCGTGGATCCAAACCCGAACTGCAGTCCAGTCTGGACGTCGAGGCAGTCATAGAAGCGCCGGTTACGGCCGGGCAGGAGTACGGCACGGTTCAGGTCAAACTTGGCGAGACGGTGTTGGTTGATAAGCCCCTGCTGGCGTTGCAGTCGGTTGAAGAGGCGGGGCTGTTCAAACAGCTCTGGGATAAAATAAAACTCTTTTTCAGTCAGCTTTTCAGCTGAACCTTCGGCAGGCTCGGGACGATAGGGCCCGGGTCTGCCGCCCCTGGCGTCTGTGCCCCCGTCTGGCTCTGGCGCGAGGAGGGTCCAGATAGGGCGCCTGGCTACGAGAACAACCCGGCAGAAAGTTGCTGGTCCATGGCTTGTAATTCTTACTCCCACACCCAATTTATCGCTGATACTTCCCAAGAAAAGCCCAGATTTCGATGACTGACCCCAAAGCCCCTGTGATCACTTTTCCCTGCGATTATCCGATCAAGGTGATCGGAGACATGGCGCCCGATTTCAAAGACTTTGTTACCCGCGTTGCGCGTAATCACGACCCGCGCCTGAAAGAGCATTCCATCTCCGTCAACACCAGTCGAAACGGACGGTTTCTGTCTGTTCGTCTGGTGATCCGGGCGACAGGCGAGACACAGATTTCGGCACTGTTTGCCGAGCTGAAGGAGAGTGGACGAGTACGAATGGTGCTCTAGCGGAGCCGTGAAAATCGACTGCATCCCGGACCGGGCATAGCAAAAACGAGTACGCACTCATGGCCCAGACACAAGAGTCAGTCCCGCTGCCAACGCCACTTTACGTGCGCAAGCTCGGTGTAGTGCCCTACAGCGAAGCCTGGCAGGCTATGCAGCGGTTTACCGAGCAGCGCAATCAGGACACAGCCGATGAAATCTGGCTGCTCGAACACCCGCCGGTGTTTACCCAGGGCCAGGCGGGTAAAGCCGAGCATATTCTCGCGCCTGGTGATATTCCTGTGGTTCAGGTTGATCGTGGTGGGCAGGTGACGTATCACGGTCCCGGTCAGTTGATGGCTTATCTGCTGGTTGATATAGCGCGCAAGAGAATGGGTGTTCGCCAGCTGGTCAGCGCCATAGAGCAGGCTCTGGTCGAAGCCCTGAGAGAGTGGGGGATCGACGCCGCACCGAGGCCCGACGCCCCTGGAGTCTATGTAGGCGACGCTAAGATAGCCTCTCTCGGCCTGCGCATCAGGCGGGGCTGCTCGTTTCACGGTCTGGCCCTGAACATTGCGATGGACATGGAGCCCTTCAGTCGGATTAATCCCTGCGGCTACGCCGGACTGCCCATGACCGAAGTGCAGGCCTTTTCGGCAGATGCCAGACTGGACGCTGTCGCGGATGACCTGCTTGTTTCCCTTTGTCGGCACCTATCGCTCTTGCAGGAGCAGGTGGTTGAGCAAAAGCCAGCTTGCTGGCAAGGCTGATTGCCCTTGACGTGAGCCCGGCATAACATTGCCTGGGCGCAACTTCCCTTATGCCCCGGACAGCCGATAAACTCTGCTCATGACTATCAAAAAGACTCCGGACACGGTATCGCGTATCAAAACAGGAAGCTTTGAACGTCGTTTGAGCCTCACTCGGGCCGGGCTTTTCGCCGGTACCCGAATGGCTTCACACATGGCTACCAACTGGTTTGGCAGCCGTGAAACGCGTGACGAGCGGCACCGGGAGATGCTCTCCAAACAGGCTCGGTATCTGGTTAAGGAACTGGGCGACCTGAAGGGCAGCGTGGTCAAGATAGGGCAGGTAATGGCGCTTTATGGCGAGCATTTCCTGCCGCCAGAAGTGACAGAAGCGCTGCATACGCTTGAAGACCAGACATCAGCACTGGACTGGTCTGTGATCGAAAAGACCCTGAGGG is part of the Hydrocarboniclastica marina genome and encodes:
- a CDS encoding D-alanyl-D-alanine carboxypeptidase family protein, with protein sequence MIAPYFKALTFLLALSLSAGVSAQQTLIPAPPEIAASSYILMDSESGRIIVEHNSDERLPPASLTKMMTAYITERELDQGRVAMDDPVMISVNAWRTGGSRMFVREGTTVRLEDLLKGIIIQSGNDASVAVAEHIAGSESAFADIMNQQAQLLGMNNTRFQNATGLPAADHYSSARDLAILAKRTINDFPQNYDLYAQKYFTYADIRQPNRNSLLWRDDSVDGLKTGHTEEAGYCLVASAKRDGMRLVAVVMGTRSEKARAQEVQKLLNYGFRYYETHRLFAEGQKLMDSRVWGGTEEEFGLGLDEAVYVTIPRGSKPELQSSLDVEAVIEAPVTAGQEYGTVQVKLGETVLVDKPLLALQSVEEAGLFKQLWDKIKLFFSQLFS
- a CDS encoding HP0495 family protein; its protein translation is MTDPKAPVITFPCDYPIKVIGDMAPDFKDFVTRVARNHDPRLKEHSISVNTSRNGRFLSVRLVIRATGETQISALFAELKESGRVRMVL
- the lipB gene encoding lipoyl(octanoyl) transferase LipB — its product is MAQTQESVPLPTPLYVRKLGVVPYSEAWQAMQRFTEQRNQDTADEIWLLEHPPVFTQGQAGKAEHILAPGDIPVVQVDRGGQVTYHGPGQLMAYLLVDIARKRMGVRQLVSAIEQALVEALREWGIDAAPRPDAPGVYVGDAKIASLGLRIRRGCSFHGLALNIAMDMEPFSRINPCGYAGLPMTEVQAFSADARLDAVADDLLVSLCRHLSLLQEQVVEQKPACWQG